A window of Thermoproteus sp. genomic DNA:
CCTCCTCCCCGTCAGGTAGCCGCAGAGCTCGCCGGGGTTTACGACCAACGTGGAGCCCTCGCGCCTCACGTCGACCTTATGGGTATGGCCGTAGACCACCACGTCGAACATCCCCGATTTTATCATAGCCTTAGTCAACAGCTCTGAGGTGCCGTGGTAGACGCCGATGCGCCGCCCTCCGATCTCTAGGAGCCCCGCATCGCCTAAAATCTCCACGTTGAATTGGGAGGCGACCCTCTGGAAGTATAGGAGCTCCCCCTCGTTGTT
This region includes:
- a CDS encoding metallophosphoesterase, which encodes MLVGVISDSHDNLEAIRSAARLFKARGVGLVVHAGDWVAPFSAKALREALGPEPRIVGVWGNNEGELLYFQRVASQFNVEILGDAGLLEIGGRRIGVYHGTSELLTKAMIKSGMFDVVVYGHTHKVDVRREGSTLVVNPGELCGYLTGRRTVALVDLERLEAEVVEI